In Pochonia chlamydosporia 170 chromosome 3, whole genome shotgun sequence, the following are encoded in one genomic region:
- a CDS encoding pre-mRNA-splicing factor 38B (similar to Metarhizium acridum CQMa 102 XP_007808863.1) encodes MASSISEAQAELISSLSPDDIPIKLRCAICGKLAVNAFRLPCCEQAICETCQSNLPSSCPVCEHSPLSAEDCNPNKSLRTTIKVFIRTAEKKREASRPKQPAPAVAAETIQPAGDRDESATVVPAPNQGINGGAHEGEAATRAVENSVPDSVQQNEQIDVSNSTELAKRDGPGELVRREGGDAEGEGADQDEDQGVNEADEGDEQAGDDQENYGSESMNGGMSNMMFSGSGDFNQMQMMMAMQNGMGSNTFGNFPMMGMPGMGMDPMAMQNMYMNGGFSGMGMNGMGGGFGGGFGQGANNNNWNGSQPWNFDQNNYNQNGIGMGTGDFGNFNSGFQTGYNQGNYGQFNDYRRNNFGRGRGRGRGYYGGYGRGGYQYNNMSNHLDQGHGQYSQQGGYNHPGQAQVEGSQGERENEASGTNGPETDHKQDVTQAEDLGAHDGENVTASQAQPGEPSSRDTPGNEAVGDMARQGGPGAIRSVLSAPDVPINAPTGPKAMRQGLPNTSLHHLRARGFQVGNDAHPQVSPTVPQPPSGPAAEMRGRSESSAREQDQDATREDVQESREQSKDRDGRERSNADSQPRSRNRSRSRSPRSERSRSRSLSASRSYRSSNRRRRQRSESVNDDDYDDSHRRKKHRSGRKHYDEDEQYYSKDSKNAERSRSASPDGSKRASHRSHRDRDYESKRSRDKDKTRDDDRQKSSSHRSHRDRDHDSSHRRDRDRDRDRDRDRDKKDRKERHRDRDRDRDRDRDRDRGRDRDHRHGSTSRRASTDGRSTPADHTSARASSSRTRDKSSRDKGSKSSTPVDPHTLEREARNRERLLKEAQRMAGLSSLAGSKRSRDDGPSEESTRKGRRTSRRGEARDGGDEEERMRRLEAEREGGRWG; translated from the exons ATGGCTTCGTCCATTTCTGAGGCTCAGGCCGAGCTTATAAG CTCCTTGTCGCCCGACGACATTCCCATCAAGTTGCGATGTGCCATCTGTGGCAAACTGGCCGTAAATGCGTTTCGGTTGCCCTGTTGTGAGCAAGCTATTTGCGAAACAT GTCAATCGAACCTCCCATCTTCCTGCCCCGTCTGCGAGCACTCACCTCTCTCGGCCGAAGATTGCAACCCCAATAAGTCTCTGAGGACTACCATCAAGGTATTCATTCGAAcggctgagaagaagagggaggcTAGCCGGCCCAAACAGCCCGCGCCCGCAGTAGCAGCAGAGACCATACAACCAGCTGGGGACAGGGACGAGTCTGCCACTGTTGTCCCAGCACCGAATCAGGGCATCAATGGCGGAGCACATGAAGGAGAGGCTGCTACAAGGGCTGTAGAAAACTCGGTACCAGATAGCGTGCAACAAAACGAACAG ATCGATGTATCCAACAGCACTGAGTTGGCAAAGCGGGACGGTCCCGGCGAATTGGTTCGTCGTGAAGGCGGTGACGCCGAAGGAGAAGGTGCTGATCAGGACGAAGATCAAGGCGTAAATGAGGCAGACGAAGGCGATGAGCAAGCTGGTGATGACCAAGAAAATTACGGATCTGAATCAATGAACGGCGGCATGTCCAACATGATGTTTTCAGGCTCTGGTGACTTTAATcagatgcagatgatgatggccatGCAAAACGGGATGGGTTCGAACACCTTTGGCAACTTCCCGATGATGG GTATGCCGGGGATGGGTATGGACCCAATGGCGATGCAGAACATGTACATGAACGGTGGCTTCTCAGGCATGGGCATGAACGGCATGGGCGGCGGGTTTGGAGGAGGATTTGGACAAGGCGCCAATAATAATAACTGGAACGGCTCACAGCCGTGGAATTTCGACCAGAATAATTACAATCAAAATGGTATCGGCATGGGCACTGGTGATTTTGGGAACTTTAACTCAGGATTCCAGACAGGCTACAATCAAGGTAATTATGGTCAGTTCAATGACTATCGCCGCAATAATTTCGGACGCGGCCGTGGTCGTGGCCGTGGATACTACGGCGGCTACGGTCGAGGAGGCTACCAGTATAACAACATGTCCAATCACCTTGACCAAGGCCACGGACAATACTCACAGCAAGGTGGATATAACCACCCAGGTCAGGCTCAGGTCGAAGGCAGCCAAGGGGAGAGAGAGAACGAAGCCAGTGGCACCAACGGACCCGAAACGGATCATAAACAAGATGTGACCCAAGCAGAGGATCTAGGCGCACACGATGGCGAAAATGTTACCGCATCACAAGCTCAGCCTGGCGAGCCATCATCCCGTGACACTCCAGGTAATGAAGCCGTTGGCGATATGGCCCGTCAAGGCGGACCGGGAGCCATTCGTTCCGTCTTGTCAGCTCCAGATGTGCCTATCAATGCCCCAACTGGGCCCAAAGCTATGAGACAAGGGCTGCCTAATACCAGCCTTCACCATTTGCGAGCCAGAGGTTTCCAGGTTGGCAATGATGCTCACCCACAGGTGTCGCCAACTGTGCCACAACCACCATCTGGTCCAGCGGCTGAAATGCGCGGTCGCAGTGAATCGTCTGCCCGTGAGCAGGACCAAGATGCTACTCGTGAAGATGTTCAAGAGAGTAGGGAGCAGTCCAAGGATCGCGACGGACGTGAGAGATCGAACGCTGACAGCCAACCTCGGAGCCGTAACCGATCACGCTCAAGGTCACCAAGGAGCGAAAGAAGCCGTAGTAGGAGCTTAAGCGCGAGTCGAAGCTACAGAAGCTCGAACCGACGCAGACGCCAACGCTCAGAGTCCGTAAACGACGACGACTATGATGATTCTCATCGCCGGAAGAAGCATCGCAGTGGCCGAAAACACTACGATGAAGACGAGCAGTATTATTCCAAAGACAGCAAAAATGCTGAAAGGTCTCGATCTGCGTCCCCGGACGGCTCTAAGCGAGCTAGCCACCGTAGTCACAGAGACAGAGACTACGAAAGCAAAAGGAGTagagacaaggacaagactcGGGACGACGACCGTCAGAAGTCATCAAGTCATCGATCTCATCGAGACAGAGACCACGACAGTTCACATCGCCGTGACCGGGATCGCGATCGAGACCGCGACAGGGACAGGGACAAGAAGGATCGCAAAGAGCGTCACAGAGATAGGGACCGTGACCGAGACCGCGATAGAGACAGGGACAGAGGCAGGGACAGAGACCACAGACACGGCAGCACCAGCAGAAGAGCCTCAACAGACGGCCGATCAACACCCGCGGACCACACCTCCGCACGAGCGTCCAGCTCACGCACCCGCGACAAATCCAGCCGCGACAAAGGCAGCAAGTCCAGCACCCCCGTTGACCCTCATACTCTCGAGCGCGAAGCCCGCAACCGCGAACGCTTGCTCAAGGAAGCCCAGAGAATGGCTGGCCTCTCATCCCTAGCTGGTTCGAAACGAAGCCGCGACGACGGGCCCAGCGAAGAAAGTACCCGTAAGGGCAGGAGAACTAGTCGGCGAGGCGAGGCCCGTGACGGCGGGGACGAGGAAGAGCGCATGCGTCGCCTCGAAGCTGAAAGGGAAGGTGGACGTTGGGGATAG
- a CDS encoding ribosome biogenesis protein Kri1 (similar to Magnaporthe oryzae 70-15 XP_003717352.1) — protein sequence MAPGASKNPKPPKRNLLDDSDSDSDDGGAQLGKADFKVNEEYARRFEYNKKREERQKLEEKFKADGKGRGDDQDGDESSSSNETEDEDGFLATEDLDAQISATLSAIRNKDPRLYDKDYKFINLPDDEAAGQREKKEKPVFLQDYHREKLLRGDVGASDDEEDTAPQTYNEEQDALRKSFVSEFNMAGAADDSDDSDDDGFMKKKTPAKPGKTESGVNPARAAIIKVSELDVTNAEKDPETYLSNFMSARAWIPEEGGKWKAFESDEGEDDADRADEFEQAYNLRFENPEKSNEVLQSYARDFAAARSVRREEKSGRARQRELEKQKKEEEKRQRREDKARLRKLKLEETEEKLRKVKQAAGSVGKELTEKEWMTFLDDAWENDKWEEEMQKRFGDEYYAMDDDAVVGSDEDGEESKKKKKNPKKPKWDDDIDIKDLIPDFEDEEQAKPGISLSDEEDENQDEDAPPSKKRKTSEHKRARLESQREARKQRSKLEALVDAKLELTNHDLLNSNSGAGFRYRETSPQSFGLTARDILLAPSDKDLNEFFGLKKLASFRDPDKKRRDKKRLGKKARLREWRRGTFGREFEQEGPTYGFERLMDEDVLMKEAPEKAPKDESNVLGDVGGRKKKRKRSKGKSKSVAVEAE from the exons atggcTCCGGGAGCATCCAAGAACCCGAAACCCCCAAAGCGCAACCTGCTAGATGACAGCGATTCCGATTCCGACGATGGGGGTGCTCAATTGGGCAAAGCCGACTTCAAAGTAAATGAAGAGTATGCTCGCCGCTTCGAATACAACAAAAAGCGCGAAGAGAGGCAAAAAT TGGAGGAAAAGTTCAAAGCCGATGGGAAGGGCCGTGGCGACGACCAAGATGGAGACGAATCGTCATCCTCAAATGAGaccgaagacgaagacggcTTTCTAGCGACCGAAGATTTAGATGCCCAGATCTCGGCTACTCTCAGTGCTATCCGCAACAAGGACCCTCGACTGTACGACAAAGACTACAAGTTCATCAACCTCCCGGATGATGAAGCAGCAGGACaaagggaaaagaaagagaagccCGTCTTTCTTCAGGACTATCACAGGGAGAAGCTTCTGCGTGGCGATGTAGGTGCCTcggacgacgaagaggacaCCGCTCCGCAAACCTACAACGAAGAGCAAGACGCCTTGAGGAAGAGTTTCGTTTCAGAGTTTAACATGGCCGGCGCCGCCGACGACTCTGACGACTccgatgacgatggcttcatgaagaaaaagacaccagccaagccagggAAGACGGAGAGCGGGGTGAATCCTGCACGAGCTGCCATCATCAAAGTTTCTGAGCTAGACGTAACGAATGCTGAAAAAGACCCTGAAACCTACCTCTCCAACTTCATGTCTGCTAGAGCCTGGATTCCAGAGGAAGGTGGAAAGTGGAAAGCCTTTGAATCagacgaaggcgaagacgatGCCGATCGCGCCGACGAATTCGAGCAGGCTTACAACCTGCGATTTGAGAATCCGGAAAAGAGCAACGAAGTTTTGCAATCCTACGCCCGTGACTTTGCCGCTGCTCGATCTGTGAGAAGAGAGGAAAAGTCCGGCAGAGCGCGTCAAAGAGAACTGGAAAAGcagaagaaagaggaggaaaagcGACAAAGGCGGGAAGACAAGGCTCGTCTACGAAAGCTCAAGCTCGAAGAAACGGAGGAGAAGCTTCGCAAGGTGAAGCAAGCAGCTGGTTCCGTTGGCAAGGAGTTGACTGAAAAGGAGTGGATGACGTTCCTTGACGACGCTTGGGAAAATGACaaatgggaggaggaaatgCAGAAGCGATTTGGCGATGAGTACTACGccatggatgatgatgctgttgtggGATccgatgaagatggcgaggaatccaagaagaagaaaaagaaccCCAAGAAACCCAAGTGGGATGACGACATTGACATCAAGGATCTCATCCCAGActttgaagacgaggaacaagccaagcccgGCATCAGCCTcagcgacgaagaggacgaaaATCAAGACGAGGATGCCCCTCCTTCCAAGAAGCGAAAGACATCAGAGCACAAACGCGCACGTCTCGAATCTCAAAGGGAAGCCCGCAAGCAGCGTTCCAAGCTCGAAGCCCTCGTCGACGCCAAGCTCGAGCTCACCAACCACGAcctcctcaactccaactcaGGAGCAGGTTTCCGATACCGCGAGACCTCGCCCCAGTCTTTCGGCCTAACAGCCCGTGATATCCTCCTCGCCCCCTCGGACAAGGACCTCAATGAATTTTTCGGCCTCAAGAAACTCGCATCCTTCAGGGATCCCGACAAAAAGCGTCGCGATAAGAAGCGCCTTGGAAAGAAGGCCCGTCTTAGGGAGTGGCGAAGAGGCACGTTCGGAAGGGAATTTGAACAGGAAGGCCCGACTTATGGGTTTGAGAGACTCATGGACGAGGATGTCCTTATGAAGGAGGCGCCGGAGAAGGCTCCCAAAGACGAGTCCAATGTATTGGGCGATGTTGGCGgcagaaaaaagaagagaaagaggtCAAAGGGTAAGAGCAAGAGTGTTGCTGTCGAAGCAGAGTAG
- a CDS encoding C6 transcription factor (similar to Coccidioides immitis RS XP_001244448.1) yields the protein MSGGQHRINPHQNQHVQQPLLDPAASLHRMYHQQNAVSLNGGSPAIMDGSSYPEFAFPFGNLSEEGQMMGMSEVGFGNQQSTDFSHHQRLSSTGPPVVHAMSAVSGIPGANFVPEQIDQRTGLDATEDGIRDRNSPIDHSFDDAGTDEFGLPGNHRADGTDLGGKNKDDKTGHPPAWSELKTKAGKDRKRLPLACIACRRKKIRCSGEKPACKHCLRSRIPCVYKVTTRKAAPRTDYMAMLDKRLKRMEDRIIKIIPKPDQDTTSSITRATVKPSIPGANQGNKPACKKRGADEAFGTDLEAWAKGPSKIRGGEGADHASPSKEDVESDENLLFQEGADALPPKEIQEHLAEVFFDNVYGQAYHLLHKPSYMRKLKNNTLPPVLILSVCAVAARFAPQSNTGSSTRPFLRGEEWASCARDICTRRYEWPNMTVLTCLLILGLHEFGTCHGGRSWALGGQAIRMAFALQLHKDLEYDPSRRGSKTPLSFVDREIRRRIMWACFLMDRFNSSGSDRPMFIKEESIRIQLPVKESYFQLDMPAKTESLDGSSPLSGSPDGDDRTLARDNMGVAAYTVRAIAIWGRIVAYFHQGGKEMDPYPLWSEGSDYTSLVQQVDDLLLSLPDSLQYSTSNLNLHTTEKTASQFLLMHLSIQQNMLFLQKAAIAWASSTGSKDAPPEFLPQASAKTVIAANHISEILRDAELAKCSVTAPFAGYCAFSATNIHILGIFSSNATVKSTAEMNAGINIKFLRKTMRYWGMFHWMVENIRTQYRNALEAFRSGKVSTQGSTAWPVLQYSDWFNRYPHGVSDFDVVEPTSQRRREKGEDAVLEQKPELQSVEDFFTSLASPSSTEGRAASQGPVNKRKQVSKKGSDASANRQDSIKSNEATLGKHTGGPPRIQTQISGSQQQPPTSLGCQTTGPSSTAFSPVGLSHAQAQSYTAMSPMSPVQVSPFPHQSTSQSPFFSSDMLQMNNMGQQTHDISQNLDGQLSAFGYSLSSSGQNMLDGSAPNWQVKGQPKMMNSDQRALKMNSGQGLPRQSLDQGQIGADGLSAFSGSDLPTGWFMPFVGMEQPESQETNLSGHGGVGGNTGMDPFGSMFGTNGMTMMPNAMNGLQHTL from the exons ATGTCCGGCGGCCAGCATCGCATCAACCCGCATCAAAATCAGcatgttcaacaaccacTCCTTGACCCCGCTGCGTCGTTGCACCGCATGTATCACCAGCAAAACGCTGTGTCCTTGAACGGCGGCTCGCCTGCCATCATGGACGGATCGTCATACCCGGAATTTGCCTTTCCTTTCGGCAACTTGTCAGAGGAGGGCCAGATGATGGGCATGTCGGAAGTTGGCTTTGGAAATCAGCAGAGCACAGATTTCTCACATCACCAGAGGCTAAGTAGCACCGGGCCGCCCGTCGTGCACGCCATGTCAGCCGTGTCCGGCATACCCGGGGCAAACTTTGTCCCCGAGCAAATTGATCAAAGGACAGGTTTGGATGCGACGGAGGATGGGATACGTGACCGAAATTCGCCAATCGATCATTCTTTCGACGATGCTGGCACTGATGAATTTGGCTTACCAGGGAACCACCGAGCTGATGGTACAGACCTGGGtggcaagaacaaggacgaTAAAACTGGACACCCGCCAGCCTGGAGTGAGCTGAAGACGAAGGCTGGGAAGGATCGTAAGCGTCTTCCTCTCGCGTGTATTGCCTGTCGACGCAAGAAGATCCGATGTTCTGGAGAAAAGCCTGCTTGCAAGCATTGCCTAAGGTCACGCATTCCCTGCGTGTATAAAGTCACAACTCGAAAAGCCGCACCACGGACCGATTACATGGCAATGTTGGATAAGCGATTGAAGCGTATGGAAGACCGAATTATCAAAATTATCCCCAAACCAGATCAAGACACCACCTCATCCATTACTCGGGCTACAGTCAAACCATCAATTCCTGGGGCAAATCAAGGAAACAAGCCAGCTTGCAAAAAGCGTGGCGCTGATGAAGCATTTGGTACCGACTTGGAAGCGTGGGCAAAGGGACCGTCAAAGATCAGGGGCGGCGAAGGGGCTGATCACGCCTCACCATCTAAAGAAGACGTTGAGTCCGATGAGAACTTGTTGTTTCAGGAGGGTGCCGATGCGCTTCCGCCGAAGGAGATCCAAGAACATCTTGCGGAGGTGTTTTTTGACAATGTGTATGGGCAAGCATATCACCTGCTTCACAAACCAAGCTACATGCGCAAGTTAAA AAACAACACGCTACCTCCGGTCCTAATTCTCTCTGTCTGTGCAGTTGCTGCACGTTTCGCGCCGCAGTCGAATACTGGATCATCGACACGGCCATTCCTTCGTGGTGAGGAGTGGGCCTCATGTGCCCGAGATATCTGCACAAGGCGGTACGAGTGGCCAAACATGACTGTCCTGACTTGCCTCCTTATCCTAGGGTTACATGAGTTCGGAACCTGCCATGGTGGGCGAAGCTGGGCATTGGGTGGTCAAGCAATTCGCATGGCATTCGCCCTTCAACTCCACAAAGATTTAGAATACGACCCATCCAGACGAGGCAGTAAAACTCCACTCAGTTTTGTTGACCGTGAAATCAGGCGGCGCATCATGTGGGCATGCTTCTTGATGGATCGGTTTAACTCCTCCGGCTCTGATCGGCCAATGTTCATCAAGGAAGAATCCATCAGAATTCAACTACCCGTTAAGGAAAGCTACTTTCAGCTAGATATGCCGGCGAAAACAGAGTCTCTTGACGGGTcctcgcctttgtctggcTCTCCAGATGGCGACGACAGGACCCTGGCTAGGGATAACATGGGCGTCGCGGCGTATACAGTTCGTGCTATTGCCATTTGGGGCCGAATCGTTGCATATTTCCATCAAGGTGGGAAAGAGATGGACCCATATCCTCTGTGGAGTGAGGGATCAGATTACACGAGTCTGGTACAGCAAGTAGACGACCTACTCCTTTCCCTACCAGATTCGCTACAGTACTCTACAAGCAACTTGAACTTGCATACGACTGAGAAAACCGCCAGCCAGTTTCTACTGATGCATCTATCAATCCAGCAAAACATGCTATTCTTGCAGAAGGCGGCTATTGCATGGGCAAGCAGCACAGGCAGCAAGGACGCACCACCAGAATTTCTGCCACAAGCAAGTGCCAAGACGGTGATCGCAGCCAACCATATCTCCGAGATATTGCGAGATGCAGAACTAGCTAAATGTAGTGTGACAGCtccattcgcaggctactgtGCTTTTTCTGCAACGAATATACACATTCTCGGGATATTCTCAAGCAATGCAACGGTCAAGTCGACTGCTGAGATGAATGCAGgtatcaacatcaaattttTACGGAAGACGATGCGATATTGGGGTATGTTCCACTGGATGGTGGAAAACATCCGGACGCAATACAGAAATGCCTTGGAAGCATTTCGGTCTGGCAAGGTCAGCACGCAAGGGTCCACTGCCTGGCCGGTGTTGCAGTATTCGGACTGGTTCAACCGATATCCTCACGGGGTTAGCGATTTCGACGTTGTAGAACCTACCTCGCAGCGAAGGAGAGAAAAGGGCGAAGATGCAGTCTTGGAGCAGAAGCCAGAGCTGCAATCGGTTGAAGATTTTTTCACCAGCCTGGCCTCCCCATCCAGTACAGAGGGTAGAGCAGCTTCTCAGGGCCCTGTCAATAAGCGCAAGCAGGTCTCGAAGAAGGGTAGTGACGCCAGCGCCAACCGCCAAGACAGCATCAAGTCCAACGAAGCGACCCTGGGAAAACACACTGGTGGCCCTCCGCGGATTCAAACCCAAATATCTGGttcacaacaacaacccccAACGTCGCTAGGGTGCCAGACGACTGGGCCGAGCTCAACAGCATTCAGTCCAGTTGGCCTTTCTCATGCTCAGGCACAATCGTACACTGCCATGTCTCCAATGAGTCCCGTGCAGGTTTCGCCGTTTCCTCATCAAAGCACCAGCCAGTCCCCGTTCTTTTCTTCGGACATGCTTCAGATGAATAATATGGGGCAACAAACCCACGATATATCACAGAACCTAGATGGGCAACTAAGCGCTTTTGGGTATTCGTTATCCTCGTCCGGGCAGAATATGTTAGATGGGAGCGCGCCGAATTGGCAGGTCAAGGGTCAGCCCAAAATGATGAACTCGGATCAGCGTGCTTTGAAGATGAACAGTGGACAAGGACTGCCTCGGCAGTCACTCGACCAAGGCCAGATTGGCGCTGACGGGCTCAGCGCATTTAGCGGAAGCGACCTTCCCACGGGATGGTTTATGCCCTTTGTTGGCATGGAACAACCCGAGTCACAAGAAACAAATCTTTCTGGCCATGGAGGTGTCGGCGGTAACACTGGCATGGATCCATTCGGCTCCATGTTTGGAACCAATGGTATGACGATGATGCCTAATGCGATGAATGGCTTGCAACACACGCTGTAG
- a CDS encoding rab5-like GTPase (similar to Metarhizium robertsii ARSEF 23 XP_007819640.2) translates to MADSANAPKPSSSVKLVLLGEAAVGKSSLVLRFVNNDFQENKEPTIGAAFLTQKCNLPTRTIKFEIWDTAGQERFASLAPMYYRNAQAALVVYDLTKPTSLIKAKHWVAELQRQASPGIVIALVGNKLDLASDSAGENEGADDGEDSGDARKVSTEEAKAYAEEESLLFFETSAKTGHNVTEVFTAIANAIPETSLKSARGPGAAGTASRAGEEQRVNLGGPRDAGAKDGCAC, encoded by the exons ATGGCCGATTCTGCGAATGCTCCCAAGCCGAGCAGCAGCGTCAAGCTGGttcttcttggagaagctgctgtTGGCAAG TCCTCGTTGGTCCTTCGATTCGTCAACAACGACTTCCAGGAGAACAAGGAGCCCACCATTGGAG CTGCCTTTTTGACACAAAAATGTAATCTGCCTACTCGCACAATCAAATTCGAAATCTGGGATACCGCAGGTCAAGAGCGCTTCGCGTCACTTGCGCCCATGTACTACCGAAACGCACAAGCCGCCCTTGTCGTCTACGATCTGACCAAGCCTACGTCTctcatcaaagccaagcaCTGGGTCGCCGAGCTGCAACGGCAAGCGTCCCCCGGCATCGTCATTGCCCTCGTTGGAAACAAGCTAGATCTGGCTAGCGACTCTGCAGGAGAAAATGAAGGCGCCGACGATGGTGAGGATTCTGGCGACGCTCGCAAGGTGTCTACagaagaagccaaggcctatgccgaggaggaaagCCTGCTATTCTTCGAAACTAGCGCAAAGACGGGTCATAACGTAACGGAAGTCTTCACCGCCATCGCCAATGCCATTCCCGAAACTTCTCTAAAGTCAGCCAGAGGCCCCGGCGCCGCTGGTACTGCCAGCCGCGCCGGCGAGGAGCAACGGGTAAACCTGGGTGGTCCGAGGGATGCTGGTGCAAAGGACGGGTGTGCTTGTTAG